The genomic interval GCCCCCCCACACAACCTGGGCGTTGACTGCCTCACCATCATGGCTATCCTCAACGAGTTGGTTGAACATCGCGCGGAATGGTCCGTGCCGGTCCACCCACTCCCGAGGGACGATGAGAATCACGCTGAGCAGTGTGTTCGTCGATGACCAGGCCAAGGCGCAGAAGTTCTACACGGAGGTGTTGGGCTTCGTGACGAAGGTGGACATGCCCCTGGGCGGTGGCGCGCGGTGGTTGACCGTCGTGTCGCCGGACGACCCCGAAGGTGTGCAGCTGCTGCTCGAGCCCAACCAGCATCCCGCGGCGACCACCTTTCAGAAGGCCATCTTCGCCGACGGCATCCCCGCCACGTCGTTCAACACCGCGGACATCCAGAAGGACTACGAGCGGATGAGCGCGCTGGGCGTGGTGTTCCGGCAGAAGCCCACGCCCGCGGGCCCCGTCCTCACCGCGCTCTTCGAGGACACCTGCGGCAACCTCATCTCCATGCACCAGCTGCTCTGAGGCCCCCATGCTGACCGACGCCCAGCTCCAGCGATTCATCGAGGAAGGCTTCGTGAAGCTCGAAGGCGCCTTCCCTCGAGAGCTCGCGGACACCGCGCGCGACATCCTCTGGCGCGACACCGGCTTCTCGCCGGAAGACGCGTCGACCTGGACGAGGCCCGTGGTCCGGCTGGGCGAATATACCCAGGAGCCCTTCCGGCAGGCAGCCAACACCCCCAGGCTTCGGGCCGCGTTCGACCAGCTCGTCGGACCGG from Myxococcus stipitatus carries:
- a CDS encoding VOC family protein, whose amino-acid sequence is MRITLSSVFVDDQAKAQKFYTEVLGFVTKVDMPLGGGARWLTVVSPDDPEGVQLLLEPNQHPAATTFQKAIFADGIPATSFNTADIQKDYERMSALGVVFRQKPTPAGPVLTALFEDTCGNLISMHQLL